In a single window of the Micromonospora sp. WMMD1155 genome:
- the pheS gene encoding phenylalanine--tRNA ligase subunit alpha, translating into MSYRNDPYDPKQVALLDPAALAEAVADATKAFDAAADPDALTALRPVHLGDRSPVSLARREIGALPPAAKSDAGKRVNEARRAIESAYAERAQVVEREQAERVLVEERVDVTLPYDRRPRGARHPLSTLMESISDLFVGMGYEVAEGPEVDLEWVNFDALNIPADHPARGLMDTFHIAPEGSGLVLRTHTSTVQTRTMLSRKPPIYVIVPGRVYRTDEIDATHSPVFHQAEGLVVDKGITMAHLRGTLDHFARAMFGPEAKTRWRPHYFPFTEPSAEFDVWFPEHRDGPQWVEWGGCGMVNPRVLRACGVDPEVYSGFAFGMGIDRTLMIRHGVSDIRHLFEGDVRFSRALGTGA; encoded by the coding sequence ATGAGCTACCGCAACGATCCGTACGACCCGAAGCAGGTCGCCCTGCTCGACCCCGCCGCCCTGGCCGAGGCCGTCGCGGACGCCACGAAGGCGTTCGACGCCGCCGCCGACCCGGACGCGTTGACCGCGCTGCGCCCGGTGCACCTCGGTGACCGGTCCCCGGTCTCGTTGGCGCGCCGGGAGATCGGCGCGTTGCCACCGGCCGCGAAGTCCGACGCCGGCAAGCGGGTCAACGAGGCCCGCCGCGCCATCGAGTCCGCGTACGCCGAGCGCGCCCAGGTGGTGGAGCGCGAGCAGGCCGAGCGGGTGTTGGTCGAGGAGCGGGTGGACGTCACACTGCCCTACGACCGGCGTCCGCGCGGTGCCCGGCACCCGCTGAGCACGCTGATGGAGTCGATCAGTGATCTCTTCGTCGGGATGGGCTACGAGGTGGCCGAGGGGCCCGAGGTCGACCTGGAATGGGTCAACTTCGACGCGTTGAACATCCCCGCCGACCACCCGGCGCGCGGGTTGATGGACACGTTCCACATCGCGCCGGAGGGCTCCGGCCTGGTGCTGCGGACGCACACCTCGACGGTGCAGACCCGCACGATGCTCAGCCGCAAGCCACCGATCTACGTGATCGTGCCCGGTCGGGTCTACCGGACCGACGAGATCGACGCCACGCACAGCCCGGTGTTCCACCAGGCCGAGGGGCTGGTCGTCGACAAGGGCATCACGATGGCGCACCTGCGGGGCACGCTCGACCACTTCGCCCGGGCGATGTTCGGGCCGGAGGCGAAGACCCGGTGGCGTCCGCACTACTTCCCGTTCACCGAGCCGTCGGCGGAGTTCGACGTGTGGTTCCCGGAGCACCGCGACGGCCCGCAGTGGGTCGAGTGGGGTGGCTGCGGCATGGTCAACCCGCGGGTGCTGCGCGCCTGCGGCGTCGACCCGGAGGTCTACTCCGGATTCGCGTTCGGCATGGGCATCGACCGGACCCTGATGATCCGGCACGGGGTCAGCGACATCCGCCATCTCTTCGAGGGCGACGTGCGGTTCAGCCGCGCGCTCGGGACCGGGGCGTAG
- the rpmI gene encoding 50S ribosomal protein L35, with translation MPKMKSHTGMGKRVRVTGKGKIVAQQAGLRHNLEKKPSTQTRRLTGTVVLAKADVKRIKKLLGR, from the coding sequence ATGCCGAAGATGAAGAGCCACACGGGTATGGGTAAGCGGGTCCGGGTGACCGGCAAGGGCAAGATCGTTGCCCAGCAGGCCGGCCTGCGCCACAACCTGGAGAAGAAGCCCTCCACCCAGACCCGCCGGCTGACCGGCACGGTCGTGCTGGCCAAGGCCGACGTCAAGCGCATCAAGAAGCTGCTCGGCCGCTGA
- a CDS encoding ABC transporter substrate-binding protein, protein MASSSRLFALTVAGAAVVAAAGCAPQDDTPTPVVTAAPSCVKDSLPTRTPGKLTIATDQPAYEPWFSEDKPDSGEGFESAVAYAVAEKLGYARADVTWTRVKFDAAIAPGPKNFDFDINQFSITEERKQAVDFSAPYYLVRQTVIALKSSKIAGKASLADLRDARLGAQVGTTSYQAITDVIKPSVEPRVYNSNDDAKKALQNGQLDGLVVDLPTAFYITGAEITDAVIVGQVPQVGTPEAFGLLLDKNSPLTSCVSGAVGQLASAGALKELEQKWLAQVAGAAELR, encoded by the coding sequence ATGGCCAGCAGCTCACGTCTTTTCGCGCTCACCGTCGCCGGTGCCGCCGTGGTCGCCGCCGCCGGATGCGCGCCACAGGACGACACCCCGACCCCCGTCGTCACCGCGGCGCCGTCGTGCGTCAAGGACAGCCTGCCCACCCGTACGCCGGGCAAGCTGACCATCGCCACCGACCAGCCCGCGTACGAGCCGTGGTTCTCGGAGGACAAGCCGGACAGCGGCGAGGGCTTCGAGTCGGCCGTCGCGTACGCGGTGGCCGAGAAGCTCGGCTACGCCCGCGCGGACGTCACCTGGACCCGGGTCAAGTTCGACGCGGCGATCGCACCCGGACCGAAGAACTTCGACTTCGACATCAACCAGTTCTCCATCACCGAGGAGCGCAAGCAGGCGGTCGACTTCTCCGCGCCGTACTACCTGGTGCGGCAGACCGTCATCGCGTTGAAGTCCTCGAAGATCGCCGGCAAGGCGTCGCTGGCCGATCTGCGCGACGCGCGGCTCGGCGCCCAGGTCGGCACCACCAGCTACCAGGCGATCACCGACGTGATCAAGCCGAGCGTCGAGCCGCGGGTCTACAACAGCAACGACGACGCCAAGAAGGCCCTGCAGAACGGGCAGTTGGACGGTCTCGTGGTGGACCTGCCGACCGCCTTCTACATCACCGGCGCGGAGATCACCGACGCGGTGATCGTCGGGCAGGTGCCGCAGGTCGGTACGCCGGAGGCGTTCGGGTTGCTGCTGGACAAGAACTCACCCCTGACGTCCTGCGTGAGCGGCGCGGTCGGTCAGCTCGCCTCGGCGGGCGCGCTGAAGGAGTTGGAGCAGAAGTGGCTGGCGCAGGTGGCGGGCGCGGCCGAGCTGCGGTGA
- the ribH gene encoding 6,7-dimethyl-8-ribityllumazine synthase — protein sequence MAGFGEPGVEAVDAAGLTVGVVAARWHGELTDHMVERAVAAAEACGARSVVARVAGSVELPVVAQALARRCDVVVALGVVVRGATAHFDYVCRSVTDGLTRVALDEGKPVAHGVLTVETIEQARDRAGLPGSAEDKGWAATVAALDAALAVRTVAAGNAQRVGFGG from the coding sequence ATGGCGGGTTTCGGTGAGCCGGGAGTCGAGGCGGTGGACGCCGCGGGCCTGACCGTCGGGGTCGTCGCCGCCCGCTGGCACGGCGAGCTGACCGACCACATGGTGGAGCGTGCGGTGGCCGCCGCCGAGGCGTGCGGGGCGCGGTCCGTCGTCGCCCGCGTCGCCGGTTCGGTCGAGCTGCCGGTGGTCGCCCAGGCCCTCGCCCGCCGCTGCGACGTGGTGGTCGCCCTCGGCGTGGTGGTGCGCGGCGCCACCGCCCACTTCGACTACGTGTGCCGTTCGGTCACCGACGGTCTGACCCGGGTGGCGTTGGACGAGGGTAAGCCGGTGGCGCACGGGGTGCTCACCGTGGAGACCATCGAGCAGGCCCGGGACCGGGCCGGTCTGCCCGGCTCGGCGGAGGACAAGGGCTGGGCCGCCACCGTCGCCGCCCTCGATGCCGCGTTGGCCGTCCGGACCGTGGCGGCGGGCAACGCCCAGCGGGTCGGCTTCGGCGGCTGA
- the pheT gene encoding phenylalanine--tRNA ligase subunit beta, with product MRVSVSWLREYVDLPADLPTGDLEQALVDLGIEVESVVDLRESVTGRLVVGEVREIEELTGFKKPIRFCRVDVGDANGTGEPQEIVCGARNFAVGDRVVVILPGGVLPGGFAIGARKTYGHNSAGMICSAKELGLGDDHSGIIVLGPDVAAKPGDDARPVVGLDDVVLDLEITPDRGYALSLRGLARELSHAFDVPLRDPALMPAPRGTEEPAYPVEVRDTVGCDRFTARLVRGVDPGAPTPSWMAQRLVTAGIRSISLPVDITNYVMLELGQPMHAFDADRIVGSLVVRRAEAGEKLTTLDGVNRVLTADDMVICDAGLSNALGGGGDGVPISLAAVMGGETSEVVTGTTTNVLFEAAHWDPAMVGRTARRHKLFSEAAKRWERGVDPAVALVALERAVGLLTEHGGGTPSAEILDIDHIRPRTPISLPADLPTRRVGVEYPPARVVALLERVGCTVAQGADRLSEDPGTVGVASGVGTVLSVTPPTWRPDLTDPADLVEEVVRLDGYDKVPSVLPSAPPGRGLTPRQRRRRAVADSLAERGYVAVLAQPFVSPELADQLGLPADDARRPAVRLANPLSEEEPLLRTTLLGPLLGTLKRNLGRGQRDLALYEIGAVFHPRVGAGSPPAMGVDRRPTDAEFAAADAVVPAQPVHVAAVLSGDIDPAGWWGAGRPAGWADAIEAARDVLDAAGVPGEQVEVRAAEYAPWHPGRCAELLVDGTVVGHAGELHPVVVGALELPRRTCAMELNLDALPPSPVTPAPSVSGFPPALIDVALVVDESVPAEQVRRALEAGAGDLLEDVRLFDVYSGAQLGEGRRSLAYKLTFRAPDRTLTVEEAVAARDAAVAVAAERLGATLRGA from the coding sequence ATGCGAGTTTCTGTCAGTTGGCTGCGGGAGTACGTCGACCTCCCCGCCGACCTGCCCACCGGTGACCTGGAGCAGGCCCTGGTCGACCTCGGCATCGAGGTCGAGTCCGTCGTGGACCTGCGCGAGAGCGTCACCGGTCGGCTCGTCGTCGGTGAGGTACGCGAGATCGAAGAGCTGACCGGCTTCAAGAAGCCGATCCGGTTCTGCCGGGTGGACGTGGGTGACGCGAACGGCACCGGCGAGCCGCAGGAGATCGTCTGCGGGGCGCGGAACTTCGCCGTCGGTGACCGGGTGGTGGTGATCCTGCCCGGTGGTGTGCTGCCCGGCGGGTTCGCGATCGGCGCCCGGAAGACGTACGGGCACAACTCGGCGGGCATGATCTGCTCGGCGAAGGAGTTGGGCCTGGGCGACGACCACTCCGGCATCATCGTGCTGGGGCCGGACGTGGCGGCCAAGCCGGGCGACGACGCGCGCCCGGTGGTCGGTCTCGACGACGTCGTGCTCGACCTGGAGATCACCCCCGACCGGGGGTACGCGCTGAGCCTGCGCGGCCTGGCCCGGGAGCTGTCGCACGCGTTCGACGTGCCGCTGCGCGACCCGGCTCTGATGCCCGCGCCGCGCGGCACCGAGGAGCCCGCGTACCCGGTGGAGGTCCGCGACACGGTCGGCTGCGACAGATTCACCGCCCGTCTGGTCCGGGGCGTCGACCCAGGCGCGCCGACCCCGTCGTGGATGGCCCAGCGGCTCGTCACCGCCGGCATCCGCAGCATCTCGCTGCCCGTCGACATCACCAACTACGTGATGCTGGAGCTGGGCCAGCCGATGCACGCCTTCGACGCCGATCGGATCGTGGGGTCGCTGGTGGTCCGCCGAGCCGAGGCGGGGGAGAAGCTGACCACCCTGGATGGCGTCAACCGGGTGCTCACCGCCGACGACATGGTCATCTGCGACGCTGGGCTGTCCAACGCCCTCGGGGGCGGGGGCGACGGCGTCCCGATCTCCCTCGCCGCGGTGATGGGTGGTGAGACCAGCGAGGTCGTCACCGGGACCACCACCAACGTGCTCTTCGAGGCGGCGCACTGGGACCCGGCGATGGTCGGGCGCACCGCCCGTCGGCACAAGCTGTTCAGCGAGGCCGCGAAGCGCTGGGAGCGGGGCGTCGACCCGGCCGTGGCGCTCGTCGCGTTGGAGCGTGCCGTGGGCCTGCTGACCGAGCACGGCGGCGGCACGCCGAGCGCGGAGATCCTGGACATCGACCACATCCGGCCGCGTACCCCGATCAGCCTGCCGGCGGACCTGCCGACCCGGCGGGTCGGCGTCGAGTACCCGCCGGCGCGGGTGGTCGCGCTGCTGGAGCGGGTCGGCTGCACCGTCGCGCAGGGCGCGGACCGGTTGTCCGAGGACCCGGGCACGGTCGGTGTGGCCAGCGGCGTGGGGACCGTGCTGAGCGTCACCCCGCCGACCTGGCGGCCCGACCTGACCGACCCGGCGGACCTGGTCGAGGAGGTGGTCCGCCTCGACGGGTACGACAAGGTGCCGTCGGTGCTGCCGAGCGCGCCCCCCGGTCGTGGTCTGACCCCACGGCAGCGTCGCCGCCGGGCGGTCGCCGACTCGCTGGCGGAGCGGGGGTACGTGGCGGTGCTCGCGCAGCCGTTCGTGTCGCCGGAGCTGGCCGACCAGCTCGGCCTGCCGGCCGACGACGCGCGTCGGCCCGCGGTGCGGCTGGCCAACCCGTTGTCCGAGGAGGAGCCGCTGCTGCGCACCACGCTGCTCGGCCCGCTGCTCGGCACCCTCAAGCGCAACCTCGGCCGGGGCCAGCGTGACCTCGCCCTGTACGAGATCGGCGCGGTCTTCCACCCGCGCGTCGGTGCGGGCAGCCCGCCCGCGATGGGCGTGGACCGGCGGCCCACCGACGCGGAGTTCGCCGCCGCCGACGCGGTGGTCCCGGCGCAGCCGGTGCACGTCGCGGCGGTGCTCTCCGGCGACATCGACCCGGCCGGCTGGTGGGGTGCCGGTCGACCGGCCGGCTGGGCGGACGCCATCGAGGCGGCTCGGGACGTGCTGGACGCCGCCGGTGTGCCCGGCGAGCAGGTGGAGGTCCGCGCGGCCGAGTACGCGCCGTGGCACCCGGGCCGCTGCGCCGAGCTGCTGGTCGACGGCACTGTCGTCGGGCACGCCGGTGAGCTGCACCCGGTGGTCGTCGGGGCGTTGGAGCTGCCCCGTCGCACCTGCGCGATGGAGTTGAACCTGGACGCGTTGCCGCCGAGCCCGGTGACGCCCGCGCCGTCGGTCTCCGGCTTCCCACCGGCGCTCATCGACGTGGCGTTGGTGGTGGACGAGTCGGTGCCGGCGGAGCAGGTGCGCCGGGCGCTGGAGGCCGGCGCCGGTGACCTGCTGGAGGACGTGCGGCTGTTCGACGTCTACTCCGGCGCGCAGCTCGGCGAGGGCCGCCGGTCGTTGGCGTACAAGCTGACGTTCCGGGCCCCGGACCGGACGCTCACCGTCGAGGAGGCGGTCGCGGCGCGGGACGCCGCGGTCGCCGTCGCGGCGGAGCGCCTCGGCGCCACCCTGCGCGGCGCCTGA
- a CDS encoding amino acid ABC transporter ATP-binding protein, producing MALLRCRGLRKEFADHVVLDQLDLTVDEHQVVALIGASGSGKSTLLRCVNLLDEIDDGTIELDGEDISDPRVDADRVRRRIGMVFQAYNLFPHLSVLENITLAPRRVHRRARAEAEAQARELLDRVGLGAKADAYPDRLSGGQQQRVAIVRALANSPRLMLLDEVTSALDPELVGEVLTMIRDLKADGMTMVLATHEMGFAREVADQVCFLDAGRVVESGPPEQVLGEPTQPRTRQFLRRIIEAGRL from the coding sequence ATGGCGCTGCTGCGCTGCCGGGGTCTGCGCAAGGAGTTCGCCGACCACGTGGTGCTCGACCAGCTCGACCTGACCGTCGACGAGCATCAGGTGGTGGCGCTGATCGGCGCGTCCGGGTCCGGCAAGTCCACCCTGCTGCGGTGTGTGAACCTGCTGGACGAGATCGACGACGGCACCATCGAGTTGGACGGGGAGGACATCTCCGATCCCCGGGTGGACGCCGACCGGGTCCGTCGGCGGATCGGCATGGTCTTCCAGGCGTACAACCTCTTCCCGCACCTGAGCGTGTTGGAGAACATCACGCTCGCGCCGCGCCGCGTACACCGGCGGGCTCGTGCGGAGGCGGAGGCCCAGGCCCGGGAGCTGCTCGACCGGGTCGGGCTCGGCGCGAAGGCGGACGCCTACCCGGACCGGCTCTCCGGTGGTCAGCAGCAGCGGGTGGCGATCGTACGGGCCCTGGCCAACTCGCCCCGGCTGATGCTGCTGGACGAGGTCACCTCCGCGCTGGACCCGGAACTCGTCGGCGAGGTGCTGACGATGATCCGCGACCTGAAGGCCGACGGGATGACGATGGTGCTGGCCACCCACGAGATGGGCTTCGCCCGGGAGGTCGCCGACCAGGTGTGCTTCCTCGACGCGGGTCGGGTCGTCGAGAGCGGCCCGCCCGAGCAGGTGCTGGGCGAGCCGACCCAGCCTCGGACCCGGCAGTTCCTGCGCCGGATCATCGAGGCCGGTCGACTCTGA
- the hisG gene encoding ATP phosphoribosyltransferase gives MLRVAIPNKGTLAEPAAQMLREAGYRQRTDPKDLVCRDEANDVEFFYLRPKDIATYVGSGDLDLGITGRDLLIDSAAPAEEVVDLAFGRATFRFAARPDDIASVQDLGGHRIATAYPGLVERHLHEAGVKADVIRLDGAVENAVRLGVADVIADVVETGATLRQAGLVVFGEPLLRSSAVLVRRADAPAHPQAEQLLRRLHGVLVARRYVMLAYDVPAGLLDRASGLTPGIESPTVSPLHREGWVAVQAMVLRDDVHRIMDELYELGARAILVTNIHACRL, from the coding sequence ATGCTGCGTGTCGCCATCCCCAACAAGGGCACCCTGGCCGAACCGGCCGCCCAGATGCTGCGCGAGGCGGGCTACCGTCAGCGCACCGACCCCAAGGACCTCGTCTGCCGGGACGAGGCCAACGACGTCGAATTCTTCTACCTGCGTCCCAAGGACATCGCCACCTACGTCGGCTCCGGTGACCTCGACCTCGGCATCACCGGCCGGGACCTGCTGATCGACTCGGCCGCGCCGGCCGAGGAGGTCGTCGACCTCGCCTTCGGGCGGGCCACCTTCCGCTTCGCCGCCCGCCCCGACGACATCGCCTCCGTGCAGGACCTCGGCGGGCACCGGATCGCCACCGCGTACCCGGGGCTGGTCGAGCGGCACCTGCACGAGGCGGGCGTGAAGGCCGACGTCATCCGCCTCGACGGCGCGGTGGAGAACGCCGTACGCCTCGGGGTCGCCGACGTGATCGCGGACGTGGTCGAGACCGGTGCCACCCTGCGCCAGGCGGGCCTGGTCGTCTTCGGCGAACCGCTGCTGCGCTCCTCGGCGGTGCTGGTCCGTCGTGCCGACGCGCCCGCGCACCCCCAAGCCGAGCAGCTCCTGCGTCGCCTGCACGGTGTGCTGGTCGCCCGCCGCTACGTGATGCTCGCCTACGACGTCCCGGCCGGTCTGCTCGACCGGGCCAGCGGGCTCACCCCGGGCATCGAGTCGCCCACCGTCTCGCCACTGCACCGCGAGGGCTGGGTGGCGGTGCAGGCGATGGTGCTCCGCGACGACGTCCACCGGATCATGGACGAGTTGTACGAGTTGGGCGCCCGCGCCATCCTCGTCACCAACATCCACGCCTGTCGCCTCTGA
- a CDS encoding amino acid ABC transporter permease, giving the protein MTLLDHVPSEAQRRRSAYRRRQTVFSVLVAASSTAALGTLLVVAVTGAPGWDRVRRSFLDPEIARDALPAVVTGLWLNVRLLVCCAAGALLLGLVIAVLRTVRGPVFFPVRALAAGYTYTFRGLPLIIVLYLLTLGVPGLRLQGMPPVLVLGGLALVLTYGGYLAEVFRAGIESVHPSQLAAARSLGLTYRQTMRHVVLPQAVRRVAPPLLNDVVALQKDVGLVSLAGPIDAVRAAQIATAQTFNYTPYVVAGVLFVLLAIPLIAVTDWVTLRAARRQSGG; this is encoded by the coding sequence GTGACCCTCCTGGATCACGTTCCCTCGGAGGCGCAGCGGAGGCGGTCGGCGTACCGGCGTCGGCAGACCGTCTTCAGCGTGCTGGTCGCGGCCTCGTCCACGGCGGCGCTCGGCACGCTGCTGGTCGTCGCGGTGACCGGGGCGCCCGGCTGGGACCGGGTCCGGCGCTCGTTCCTGGACCCGGAGATCGCCCGGGACGCGCTGCCGGCGGTGGTGACCGGGCTGTGGCTCAACGTCCGGCTGCTGGTCTGCTGTGCGGCCGGTGCGCTGCTGCTCGGGTTGGTGATCGCGGTGCTGCGGACGGTGCGCGGCCCGGTCTTCTTCCCGGTCCGGGCGCTGGCCGCCGGCTACACGTACACGTTCCGCGGCCTGCCGCTGATCATCGTGCTGTACCTGCTCACCCTCGGCGTACCCGGCCTGCGGTTGCAGGGGATGCCACCGGTGCTGGTGCTGGGTGGGCTCGCGTTGGTCCTGACCTACGGCGGGTACCTGGCCGAGGTGTTCCGGGCCGGCATCGAGTCGGTGCACCCCAGCCAGCTCGCCGCGGCCCGCTCGCTGGGCCTGACCTACCGGCAGACGATGCGGCACGTGGTCCTGCCGCAGGCCGTCCGCCGGGTGGCGCCACCGCTGCTCAACGACGTGGTGGCGTTGCAGAAGGACGTCGGGCTGGTCTCGCTCGCCGGGCCGATCGACGCGGTCCGCGCCGCGCAGATCGCCACCGCACAGACGTTCAACTACACGCCGTACGTCGTGGCGGGGGTGCTCTTCGTGCTGCTCGCGATCCCGCTGATCGCGGTCACCGACTGGGTGACGCTGCGGGCGGCCCGCCGACAGTCGGGAGGCTGA
- a CDS encoding RNA methyltransferase: MAFTPRTPRVVAARRLQRRRDRDATGRFLAEGPQAVREALARPGVVTELFGTPAALDRHPELAATAARADVPVSEVTDEALAALAETVAPQGLVAVCRHLDVPLEQALAGGPRLVAVLAEIRDPGNAGTVLRTADAAGAGAVIFAGDAVDPYNGKCVRASAGSLFHVDVVRAPDPVAVVDALRAAGLSIFATTGYGDDDLDDLTDYGRLVGPTAWLFGSEAHGLPEELTAAADATVRVPLYGRAESLNLAAAAAVCLYASARAQR; the protein is encoded by the coding sequence ATGGCCTTCACCCCGCGTACCCCCAGGGTTGTCGCCGCCCGCCGGTTGCAACGCCGCCGGGACCGCGACGCCACCGGCCGGTTCCTGGCCGAGGGCCCGCAGGCGGTCCGCGAGGCCCTCGCGCGGCCGGGGGTGGTGACCGAGCTTTTCGGTACGCCCGCCGCGCTCGACCGGCACCCGGAGTTGGCCGCCACGGCGGCCCGCGCCGACGTGCCGGTCTCCGAGGTGACCGACGAGGCCCTCGCCGCGCTCGCCGAGACCGTCGCCCCGCAGGGCCTCGTCGCCGTCTGCCGGCACCTGGACGTGCCGTTGGAGCAGGCCCTCGCGGGCGGACCCCGACTGGTGGCGGTGCTGGCCGAGATCCGCGACCCGGGCAACGCCGGCACGGTGCTTCGCACCGCCGACGCCGCTGGTGCCGGTGCGGTGATCTTCGCCGGGGACGCCGTCGACCCGTACAACGGTAAGTGTGTGCGGGCCTCGGCCGGAAGCCTGTTCCACGTCGACGTGGTCCGCGCGCCCGACCCGGTCGCGGTGGTCGACGCGCTGCGGGCCGCCGGGTTGTCGATCTTCGCCACCACCGGGTACGGCGACGACGACCTCGACGACCTGACCGACTACGGCCGACTCGTCGGGCCCACCGCCTGGCTGTTCGGCTCGGAGGCGCACGGGCTGCCCGAGGAGTTGACCGCCGCCGCCGACGCCACGGTGCGGGTGCCCCTGTACGGGCGCGCCGAGAGCCTCAACCTGGCTGCCGCGGCGGCCGTGTGCCTGTACGCTTCAGCGAGAGCACAGCGCTGA
- a CDS encoding PH domain-containing protein gives MSETELVRLKPRRIRVVCWSAAVALVVVFALVATSLSGPTGDGYGSFQRGDQVAMIGLGVFGALGFLLFTRPRVEADERGIRVRNVISSYELPWEVVRGVRFDRGAPWASLELHDDDLLPMVALQAADKELAVDGVRALRRLHQAHQARLAERAVGR, from the coding sequence GTGAGTGAAACCGAGCTGGTCCGCCTGAAGCCCCGCCGCATCCGCGTGGTCTGTTGGTCGGCGGCGGTTGCCTTGGTGGTGGTGTTCGCTCTGGTCGCCACCTCGCTGAGTGGGCCGACCGGCGACGGCTACGGCAGCTTCCAGCGCGGTGACCAGGTGGCCATGATCGGCTTGGGCGTCTTCGGTGCGCTGGGGTTCCTGCTGTTCACCCGTCCGCGGGTGGAGGCGGACGAGCGCGGCATCCGGGTGCGTAACGTGATCAGCTCCTACGAGCTGCCCTGGGAGGTCGTGCGGGGAGTCCGCTTCGACCGGGGTGCGCCGTGGGCCAGTCTGGAACTGCACGACGACGATCTGCTGCCCATGGTCGCCCTGCAGGCTGCCGACAAGGAGTTGGCTGTCGACGGCGTCCGCGCGCTGCGGCGACTGCACCAGGCTCACCAGGCCCGCCTCGCCGAACGCGCCGTCGGCCGCTGA
- the infC gene encoding translation initiation factor IF-3, whose amino-acid sequence MNEQIRAREVRLVGPEGEQVGIVPLERALQLAADVDLDLVEVAPMARPPVCKLMDFGKFKYESALKAREARRNQQQTVIKEMKLRPKIDPHDYETKKGHVVRFLKAGDKVKVTIMFRGREQSRPELGYRLLRRLESEITDLGYVEAAPKQDGRNMIMVLAPHRAVKASAVAATASRGGPRDRAADESAAPAADDAAAVGETAAAAGDTGTAATSGE is encoded by the coding sequence GTGAACGAGCAGATCCGGGCACGTGAGGTCCGACTGGTCGGCCCAGAGGGTGAGCAGGTGGGCATCGTCCCGCTGGAGCGCGCTCTTCAGCTGGCCGCGGACGTCGATCTGGACCTGGTCGAGGTTGCGCCGATGGCGCGCCCGCCGGTGTGCAAGCTCATGGACTTCGGCAAGTTCAAGTACGAGAGCGCACTGAAGGCGCGCGAAGCGCGGCGTAATCAGCAGCAGACCGTCATCAAGGAAATGAAGCTTCGGCCGAAGATCGACCCGCACGACTACGAGACCAAGAAGGGTCACGTAGTGCGGTTCCTCAAGGCGGGCGACAAGGTCAAGGTGACGATCATGTTCCGCGGTCGCGAGCAGAGTCGTCCGGAGCTGGGTTACCGGCTTCTGCGTCGGCTCGAATCCGAGATCACGGACCTGGGATACGTCGAGGCCGCTCCCAAGCAGGACGGTCGAAACATGATCATGGTTCTCGCTCCGCACCGGGCCGTCAAGGCTTCCGCGGTCGCCGCCACGGCGTCTCGCGGTGGCCCTCGGGACCGGGCCGCGGACGAGTCCGCCGCTCCGGCAGCCGATGACGCCGCGGCGGTCGGCGAGACCGCAGCAGCCGCCGGTGACACCGGCACCGCCGCCACCAGCGGCGAGTAA
- the rplT gene encoding 50S ribosomal protein L20, with the protein MARVKRAVNAQKKRRTLLETASGYRGQRSRLYRKAKEQVLHSMQYSYRDRRDRKGDFRQLWIQRINAGARANGMTYNRLIQGLRLAGIEVDRKILADMAVNDAASFAAIVELARAAVTAEGTGGAAAQAA; encoded by the coding sequence ATGGCACGCGTCAAGCGGGCTGTGAACGCCCAGAAGAAGCGTCGTACCCTGCTGGAGACCGCGAGCGGTTACCGCGGTCAGCGCTCCCGGCTGTACCGCAAGGCCAAGGAGCAGGTGCTGCACTCGATGCAGTACTCCTACCGGGACCGTCGCGACCGCAAGGGCGACTTCCGGCAGCTGTGGATTCAGCGGATCAACGCGGGCGCCCGGGCGAACGGGATGACCTACAACCGTCTGATCCAGGGCCTGCGCCTGGCCGGTATCGAGGTCGACCGCAAGATCCTGGCCGACATGGCTGTCAACGACGCCGCTTCCTTCGCGGCGATCGTGGAGCTGGCCCGGGCCGCGGTCACGGCCGAGGGCACCGGCGGCGCGGCGGCTCAGGCCGCCTGA
- a CDS encoding phosphoribosyl-ATP diphosphatase: MKTFEELFAELQAKAAAGTPGSGTVAALDKGVHFIGKKVVEEAAESWMAAEHEGPERTAEEISQLLYQVQVLMLASGLELKDVYRHL; encoded by the coding sequence GTGAAGACGTTCGAGGAGTTGTTCGCCGAGCTGCAGGCCAAGGCCGCCGCCGGCACCCCGGGCTCGGGCACCGTCGCCGCCCTCGACAAGGGCGTGCACTTCATCGGCAAGAAGGTCGTCGAGGAGGCGGCCGAGTCGTGGATGGCCGCCGAGCACGAGGGGCCGGAGCGCACCGCCGAGGAGATCTCCCAACTGCTCTACCAGGTCCAGGTGCTGATGCTCGCCAGCGGTCTCGAGCTCAAGGACGTCTACCGACATCTGTGA